Genomic DNA from Salinibacter pepae:
TCCTCGATGAGCGCGGGCTTCAGTTTGGCATGGACGTGGAGGAGTACCTCGAAGAGAAGAAAGCGTCCTAGCGCCCGCCGAGAACGGCCTCGGGGCTTTACCTGGATGGTTCCGTCCGCACTGCATCGCGATTCGTCACCCGTTAGAGACTACCAATGCGACACCGCAAGAAAGGAAAAAAGATCGGGCGCACGGCGTCCCACCGCAAGCGCACCCTGCAGTCCCTCTCCAATGCGCTGATCGAGAACAAGAGCATCACCACGACCGTGGCGAAGGCGAAGGCCCTGCGCCCGTTCGTGGAACCGCTGATCACGCGGGCCAAGGAGGACACGCAGCACAACCGCCGAGAGGTCTTCCGGCACCTCCAGAGCAACGACGCGATTGACGAACTCTTCGGTGAGGTGTCCGAGCGCGTGGGCGACCGGCCCGGCGGGTACACGCGAATCATTAAGCTCGGGCAGCGCTCCGGCGACGGCGCCGAGCTCGCCCTGATTGAGCTCGTCGACTACAACGACGTTCCCCCGACCGATACCGGACAGGGCGGATCCGGAGGAACGCGCCGGGGAAGTGGAAAGGGGCGTCGCACGTCAACCGAGGAAGAGCAGGCCGACGCTTCCTCGTCGGGCGATTCGTCCGATGAAGAATCGGAGTCCGTGGAGGCGGACGAGGCCACCGCGGGGAAGGCGTCCGCCGACGCCGAGCAGGATGAGGCAGGGGAAGAGGAGGAAGCCGAAGAGGACAACACCTAGCTACTGGCCGGCTTCCCATTTTTCTGGACAACGCAGGGCGTCGTGAGCGGCTCACGGCGCCTTTTGCTATGTGGGGCGGGCGTTGGGGGGGGGGCGGGGGCACCCGCGGCCCGACCGGGGCATGAGGGAAACCTACGGTCCCCCTGGAATTTAAAGACAGCATGAGCACGATCCTCAAGTTGTCCTCTCCACCCTGCCTATGATTCAGGCGTCGGCCGTCCCGCAGAAGAGCGAGATCGAGATCGATCCGAAGTATGAGGAGCGTCTCGAGGAGCTGCTGTCGTGCTGCCGGACCCATCTTCCCACCGTCGACGAAAACATGATTCGCCGGGCCTTCCGGCTGAGCTACTGGGCCCACCGCAACGACTGGCGCGAGTCGGGGGAGAAGTACGTCAGCCATCCGCTTCGGGTGGCAACCATCGTGGCCCGGGACATTGGGCTCGACGATACGAGCGTGGCGGCCGCGCTGCTCCACGACGTGGTGGAGGACACCGAGCTCTCCCTGGACCTCATTCGGGACGAGTTTGGGGACACCATGGCGACCATCATCGACGGGCTCACGAAGATCGAGGGCGTCTTCAGCAGCCAGAAGCTCGGCCAGGCCGAAAACGTCCGCAAGCTGATGCTCTCGATGGCGTCGGACCTCCGCGTCATTCTGGTCAAGTTTGCGGACCGGCTCCACAACATGCGCACCATCGAGGCGCTTCCGAAGAAGAAGCAGCTCCAAAAGGCCAGTGAGACGCAGGAGCTGTTCGCGCCCCTCGCCCACCGGTTCGGGCTGTTCAAGATCAAAAGCGAGCTGGAGGATCTCAGCTTTAAGGTTCTGGACCCCGAGGCGTACACCCACATCGTGGACCGGCTCGAAGAGATGGCCGAGCAGCGGGAGGCCTACATCGCCGGGTTTATTGAACCGCTCGCGGAGCACCTGGAGGAGGAAGGGTTTGAGTTCGACATCAAGGGGCGCGTCAAGAACGTCTACTCCATTCACCGCAAGATGGAGCGGAAGAATAAGCCGATCGATGAGATCTACGACATCTTCGCGATCCGGGTGATCCTGCAGAGCGGCGGCCGGACGGGAAAGGAGGACTGCTGGCGCGTCTACTCACTGGTGACCGACCTGTACAAGCCGCTTCCCGAGCGCTTCCGCGACTTCATCTCGGTGCCAAAGTCGAACGGGTACCAGAGCCTGCATACGACCGTCTTTGGGCCGGGGGGGCGCCGGGTGGAGGTCCAGGTTCGGACGCAGGAGATGCACGAGGTGGCCGAGCGGGGGGTGGCCGCGCACTGGAAGTACAAGGAGGGGACGGAAAACGTGGACGAGGAGATGGAGCGCTTCCTGGAGTGGGTGCGTGACCTTCTCGAGAACCCGGAGCCGGAAGAGGCCACGGAGTTCGTCAAGGAGTTTCGGCTCAACCTCTACGACGAGGAGATTTACGTCTTCACCCCGCAGGGCGACCTGCTTACGCTCCCGCAGGGGGCCACGCCGGTCGACTTTGCGTTCAAGGTGCACACGGAGGTGGGGATGCAGTGCCTCGGCGCGAAGGTGAACGGGAAGATGGTGCCGCTCTCGCAGGAGCTGGAGAGTGGGGACCAGGTCGAGGTGATCACGTCCGAGAAGCAGAACCCCAGCCCGGACTGGATCAACTTCGTCGTGACCCACAAGGCACGGAGCCGCATTCGGAAGTGGACGAACGAGGAGCGGCGCAAGGCCGTGGAGCTGGGCAGGGAGATCTGGGGCAAGACGAAGGACCAGGCGGACCTCGAGATCAGCGATCAGGACCTACAGGAGGTGGCCCACGAGCTCAAATTCCCCGACCTCCAGCAGTTGTTTTACGAGATTGGGAAGGGGCTTTACGACCCGGATGAGCTTGTCGATTACATAAAGGGCAACACCCAGCCGGAAGAGAAGACCGTCGAGGAGTTCGACGAAGAGTCGCTCCGGGAGCAGTACGAACAGTTTCTCGACGCGGCGCAGGAGACCGAGAAACAGGCCCTCGTCATCGACGGGGAGGTGCAAAAAGACCTGGCGGTCAACTACGCCTCCTGTTGCAACCCGATCCCCGGAGATGAGGTGTTCGGCTTCGTCAGCAAGACGGGCACGGTGAACATTCACCGCTCCAATTGCCGCAACGCGTCGGACCTGCTCGTTAACAAGGCCGATCGCATTCTGGACGTCGACTGGAGCCACCAGAAGGACGTCCAGTTTGTCGCGGCGCTGCGCCTCATGGGCGAGGACCGGGTGGGGATGGTGAACGACATTACGACGGTCATCTCCAAAAACCTGAAGACGAACATCCGGTCCATCACGATCGACACCGAGGACGGCATTTTCTCAGGAACGATCATGCTCCACGTCTCGGACCTGGAGCACCTGCAGCGCCTCACCGAGCGCCTCAAGCGCATCGACGGCATTCAAGGGGTGTACCGGTTCAAAGAATAGCTGAGCCCCGCTTGCACTCTGACACACGTTCCTCCCTCGATGGCAGACCAAGTCGATACGGCAACGAAGGAAGACGTGGCCCGCCGCGTCGCCAACATTCAGGAGTGTCCCCTCTACGAAGCCAAAGAGCAGGTACGGTCCGTCCTCACGGCCCTGGGCGATCTCATGATTGAGGCGGACCCGGAGCGGCGGATTGAGCTTCGCAACTTCGGGGTGTTTGAGGTGAAGAAGACGAAGGCCAAGCCGACGGCCCGCAACCCCAAGACCAACGAGCCGATGTTCGTGCCCAGCCGGCGCAAGACCCTGTTCCGGCCCGGCAAGCGGGTGGAGGAGGTGCTGAAAACGCCGCTCCGCGAGCTGGGCTACGAGGTGCCGGAGGGGAGCGCGGAACGAGACGACGGGGAGGCGAACGACGAGTAGCATCCGCCGAACGTCAGGTTCTCCACTACACCGTGCCCGCCAGTCCATTGTGAGCACCCGTCTATCGTGAGCACACTCTCATCGGAGGCCCGCGTCGTGGGGATCGACGTCGGCACGAAGCGCGTCGGCGTGGCCGTGGCCGATCCCCTGCGCCTCTTCGCCCAGCCCCACGGCACCTACGCGCCGGACGAGGCCCTCGACGTGCTCCAGGCGCTGCGGGACGCGGACGGCATCGCCCGCATTGTCGTGGGCTGGCCGCTTACCGAAGAGGGCACCGCAGAGGAGGCCACGGAGATGGTGGAGGCGTACGTGGAGCGCATCCGCGAGGCCCTGGGGACCGTGGAGGTCGCCCGGGAAGACGAGCGCTACACCTCCGAGATTGCGAAAGATCTCCTCCGGGAGGCGGGGGTGAGCCAGCCGGGGCGGTACGACAAGGGCCGCGTCGACGCGGCCGCCGCGGCGGTCATTCTGCAGGGGTTCCTGAACCGCACGGGGTAGGAGGAGCAACCACCTGTTTTATTCGCGGCCCTCGACGTGGTCCAGGATGCGGTGCGCTACGGTCCGGTTGAGGTCGGGGGCGTTGCCCCAGGCCCGGTTGTTCGCGATCACGTTGAGCGTCGCGTTGTGGGCCTCGGCCCGGAACGCCAGCGCCGTTACGTCGAGGACCATGGTGTGGGCCTGCTCGGTCTCGCTAAGCTCGGCGACGGGCTCTTCGAAGGGATGGGCCGTCGCGTAGGCCTCCGCGTACTTCGTGTCGCGCGGGGTAAGCAGGCGGGTGACGACCTGCCCGTCGGCCGCGGTCAGCCGCTCGCCGCTCATTGACCACTGCCGGCGCAGGGGCGGCAGCCAGGTCCAGTGGCTGAAGACGTGCCCCAGCCCGCGCTCGGCGAGCCAGTCGAAGTAGGGGCCGCGCAGGAGGTGCTCCGAGCGCAGCTCGATGTGGGGCTGCGGGGCATCGGGGAGGGCCGCAAAGAAGTCGTCGAGCTGGCGGACGTTCTCGTCGGGGCGAGGACTGTCGGCCACGCGCTGGTATTCCTGCTGGAAAATGATGCCGTCCAGCCGATCGCCCAGGATGTCGAGGGCCGGCTCGTGGAAGGTGCTCACGTATCCCTCAGCGTCGAGAAAGCTGGGATTGTCGACGAACTGTCCGTCCCGGCGGAGGGTGCGGGCAAAGAATTTCTGGGGGGCCTTGACCAGGAACGAGGCGTCGGCGGGGGCGTGCTCGGCGTAGTTGGAGAGGACGTGGTGGTTGGAGCCTCGCTCGTCGTTTTCCTCCAGCAGCGGACGGTAAAAGGTGAAGTCGAGCTCGAGCACCTCAAAGTGCTCGAAGTAGTCGCGCACCGACTCGATGGGCACGCGTCGTTCCGTAAAGGTCTCGCCGCCCATCTTGCGAGACCGGGTTGACACCTGATCGGCGTACCGCTCGGGGGGGTAGATCTGACCGATCCAGCCGCCGTATCGGTTGCTGGCCGTGCCGAAGCGGACGTGCGGGTGTATGCCCCGAAAGTCGTACGCGTCGACTGTGGTGCGGCGGTCGTCGATCGAAGCCGTGCTCATGGAGCAGGGTGGGGAAACGTGTGGGTCACTCGGAGGGCGTCTGTGCGGCGGGCTTCGTCGTGTCGCGGGCGTCGGGGGCCATGGCCGCGCGGAGCTTGCCGTAGGTGGTTTGCAGGTCTTCGGGGAGCACCTTCGTGTTCGCGGTCGTGGCCATAAAGTTGGTGTCTCCGTCCCAGCGGGGCACGACGTGGGCGTGGAGATGGTCCGGAATGCCGGCCCCGGCCGCGCGGCCCAGGTTCATTCCGACGTTGAAGCCGTCGGGGGAGACCGCCTCCCGGAGCCACCCCATGCACCGGTCCAGGGCGGCCGTCAGGGCCTGTTGCTCGGGGGCGCTGAGGGCGTCGTACTGTGTCACCTCGCGGTAGGGGAGAATGAGAAGGTGGCCGCTGTTGTAGGGATGCCGGTTCATGATGACGAACACGTGCTCCCCCCGCCAGAGGATGAGGTTTTCCTCGTCCCGCTCCTCCCGCAGAAGGGCCGTGAAAATCGACTCGTCGTCGGCGGGCTCGCGGTCGTTGGCCTCCGACACGTAGGCCGAGCGCCAGGGGCTCCACATGCGATCCATCAGCCGCGGCAGGTGGGTGAAAAGCAGGACGAGATGCCATCGGTCTTACGAACCCGTCCGGACAGGTTCGGTTCGATAGGCGCCGAAGAGTTGTCCGCTTTTTCCGGAGCAGCCCCCCGAACGGCCCCTTTCAGCGCTTGCAGCCGCCCCGCCCAACCCCGATGCCCGACGTACCAGTCTATGCCGACCTCCACGCCCACACCCAGTGCTCCGATGGGCACCTCGCGCCGGAGGCACTCGTGGCGCGGGCGGCCGAGCAGGGCCTTCAGGCGTTCGCCGTGACGGACCACGATACTGTAGCGGGCCTTCCGGCGGCCCGTGAGGCGGCAGCGGCCCACGGCCTGCGGCTCGTGTCCGGCGTCGAGCTCAGCGCGGCGGTGGACGGTCGGGGGGTGCACCTGCTGGGCTATGGGTTTGATCCAGGGCATTCGGCCCTCACCGATTACCTGACGGCCTTCACCTCGCGCCGCCGAGAACGTCTCCGGCAGATGGTTCGGCGGCTTGCGGACCACGGCGTCGATGTCTCCAGCGATACGGTCGAACAGCACGTCGGGACGAGCGCGGCGCCGGGCCGTCCCCATCTGGCCCGGGCCCTGGCGGCGGAGGGGCATGTTGAGAACTACCGCGAGGCGTTTGAGCAGTACCTCGCCACGGACCGACCGGCGTACGTGCCCGCGCCGACACGGCCGGCGGGGGAGGCCATCGATGCGGTGCACGCCGCGGGGGGCGTCGCGGTGCTGGCGCATCCCGGCCAGTGGACGCCGAGCCCTGTGCGCCGGACCCTTCGTGAACAGGGACTGGACGGCATCGAATGCCATGCCGCGAGCCACCCCGCGTACCTCGTCGACTATTACCGGAAGATCTGCCAGGCCCACGACCTACTGATAACCGGGGGCTCCGACTACCACGGTGGGCCGGAGGCCGAGGGGGATGCCCCTGGCGATGTGGGCCTCACCCGGGGCCAGTGGGAACGATTCCGGGACGCCGCCCTGTAACAGCGTCGCTCGAATCCATCCCCCTTTGTCTTTCACCCGCCTGCTCAATGCCCACGCACCTCGAAGGCGATCTCGTCGTTGACGGCCACCGGTTTGCCCTCGTCGTAGGGCGCTTCAACGAGCACGTCACCGAAGACCTGCTCGACGGCGCCCTGGACACACTGGAGCGCCACGGGGCCGATCTGGACGACATCACGGTGGCCCACGTGCCGGGCTCGTGGGAGATTCCCGTCGCGGCCCAGAAGTGCGCCCGCACCGGCGAGTACGACGCGGTGATCTGCCTCGGCGCCGTCGTTCGGGGCGAGACGCCCCACTTCGACTATGTCTGCTCGGGGGCCACGAGCGGGACGATGCAGACGTCGCTCGATACGGAGGTGCCGGTGCTGTTTGGAATTCTGACGACCGACACTGTCGACCAGGCGATCGCCCGGGCGGGATCGAAGGCCGGCAACAAGGGGCGTGAGGCCGCCGAGGCCGCCATTGAAATGGCGACGCTCATGCCCAAGCTTGAAGGCTAACGGAGCGCGTCCCAGCGAGTCGGAAGGGGTCACGGAAAGTTCACGGCGGGACCGGGGGCCTGCCCGGCCTCGGACGAAACGTATCGGCGCAAATATGCGTCCCAAGGGACACAAAAACGGCGAGTCCCGCCGCTTAAAATGGTGGGTGTAGCTCAGTCGGTTAGAGCGCTAGGTTGTGGTCCTAGAGGCCGTGGGTTCAAATCCCACCACTCACCCCACCTTCGATTCTGAAACCTGGGGTCGTCACTGCTGATGCCGCGTTCGTCTAGCCTGGTCTAGGACGCCGGCTTTTCACGCCGGTAACACGGGTTCAAATCCCGTACGCGGTACCATTTTGTTTGTCTCAGGGCCCCGGAAGTCTTCTTCCGGGGCTTTTTCTGTTTGGACACAGCGGCCTACGCCGGGGTGAGGGACTGCTCCACAACGGCTTCGAACAAATCGTCGTAGTCCGCCGCGTGGGCGCCCCAGTCGAGGGGGGCGGGCATCTGGCGCAGGGTGTCGGGCGGCAGGGGCCGCTCCTCCCGTTGCAGAATGGAGCGAAGCACTCCGAAAAGATGGTCCGCGTCGTCGTAGAGGACCGGGGCATGGAGGAGGGGGCGGTGGTGCGTCTCGGGGATCAGCTCCGGATAGCTGAGGCGATTGGGCAGCACCGGGTGGCAGCCGCAGTAGATGGCTTCCTGGATGGCCCCCCGAAGAACTCGTGCCGGGCCGTGGACACGACCACGTCCGCCCGGTGCAACAGCCGGCTGTACTGGTCGAAGTCCTCCGCATAGCCGTAGTGGAGGATTCAGCCAGCGTAGCGTTCGAAGGCCCGCTCAAACGCCTTCGGTTGCTCGTGGAAGTGTTTTCCCGCCAGGATGAGACGAAACGGCACCTCGGCGTCGTCGAGCCGGTTCATCATCCGAAAAAAGCCCGACGGGTTCTTGTCGTACTCCCACCGCTGGTTCCAGAGCACGACGGGCGGGGCGGTGCCGCGCGGCGTCCGGCCCGTGTCCGCGCTTCGATACTCGTCGTGGGCCGCAAGGTCGATGCCCGGATGCAGCACCGTGCTCTTGTCGCGGATGTCGCGCACGGTGTGCATGTTGGTGAAGTCGGGGAAGTCGCGGAGGAGCTGGGGAAGCGCCTCGGTGAACTCGGCAAGGTGTGACTGGGTGTTGAAGACGACCCGGTCGGCGGCCAGGGCCGAGAGGTAATTCGTGATGGCGTAGGCCCGCTCCTGCTCCTCGTCGGGCGGCACCGGATAGGTGAGTTGATTTTCGTGGAAGTACACGACGGCCGGCACGTCGTCGAGATGGGGGCGGGCCAGAGACAAGACGGCCGGCAGATTGACCATGTCCGTGGCGAAGAGCAGGTCGGGCCGGAAGCCGTCGTCCACGACCGATCGTGCTTTCTGGGCCAGGGTCACCCCACCGCCCTCCATCCGCCACTGCCAGAACCGCCCCGGCATGGTGACCGAGCGAACGTCATGGGTGCTGTGCTCGGCAAGCCCATTCAGAAAGCGGCGCCGAGACCCGCTGTGCCAGGGCTCCAGGGCAAGAACGTTCATCGGGGAGGCGGGCGGTGATACAAAAGACGAACGGCGGGGAGCGACTACTGGGCGTCAAGGCGCTCACTCAGGGCCTCGTCCTCGGCAGGGGTCGCGGGACGAACGATTGCGATCGACCGCTCCTGAAGCGCCCGCCGAAGGGGGGAGCTCCGCCCCTCCTCCGGGGTGATAAACGCCTCTTCGTCGGGGGCGAGGCGAAGCTGGCGGGACGACAGAGACACCTCCACGGCCCCGGACCCGTTGTTCTTAATCAGCATGCCGCGTCGAATCCGGTCGGACATTGGCCCCGATGCGTTCGTGAGGGATGGAGGCCCGTGCCTCTTCATGTTGACTCCACACCGTGCAACCTATACACTGCCGAGTAAGGTTGCATCCCGACGACGGCATTTTATTGAAAATCAGTCCTGTCGGCCGGAGCGCTGGTCGGAGAGGGGGGAACCAAAGAGTGTCCGATCGACCGTCCGTTTCATCGAGCATCGTCCGGTTCGTGCGCGATTGTGCACGGGGCCTGCTCCACGTCGCCTACCCGCCGCGGTGTCTCGGGTGCGGCGGGCGGGCCGAGTCGCCACAGCTCCCGCTGTGCCCGACGTGTGTGCGGTCGCTGGAGCGGGCGCCCGAGGTGGAAGTGACCGCCCGGCTCGATCGGCTCCCGGTCGGGACGAGCATCTTCGACGAGGCACTGGCCCTGTGGGTCTTCGACAAGGGAGGGACCCTGCAGGCCGTCCAGCATGCGCTCAAGTACCAGAACCGCCCGCGGTACGGCGTGCCGCTGGGGCGGCTCATGGGCGAAGCCTTCGCGGAGCGGCATCCGGCCCCCGACGGCGTAGTGCCGGTGCCGCTCCACCGGACGCGCCGGTTGGAGCGGGGGTACAACCAGAGCGCTGCGCTCGCGGAGGGCGTGGCGGAGGCGTTGAGCTGTCCCGGTCGCCCCGACCTCTTGGCGCGGCCGCACCCCACGCGTTCACAGACCGGGCTGTCCCGGGAGGAGCGCTGGCGCAATGTGCGCGACTCCTTCTCGGCCGATCCG
This window encodes:
- the ruvX gene encoding Holliday junction resolvase RuvX produces the protein MSTLSSEARVVGIDVGTKRVGVAVADPLRLFAQPHGTYAPDEALDVLQALRDADGIARIVVGWPLTEEGTAEEATEMVEAYVERIREALGTVEVAREDERYTSEIAKDLLREAGVSQPGRYDKGRVDAAAAAVILQGFLNRTG
- a CDS encoding PHP domain-containing protein — encoded protein: MPDVPVYADLHAHTQCSDGHLAPEALVARAAEQGLQAFAVTDHDTVAGLPAAREAAAAHGLRLVSGVELSAAVDGRGVHLLGYGFDPGHSALTDYLTAFTSRRRERLRQMVRRLADHGVDVSSDTVEQHVGTSAAPGRPHLARALAAEGHVENYREAFEQYLATDRPAYVPAPTRPAGEAIDAVHAAGGVAVLAHPGQWTPSPVRRTLREQGLDGIECHAASHPAYLVDYYRKICQAHDLLITGGSDYHGGPEAEGDAPGDVGLTRGQWERFRDAAL
- a CDS encoding HIT family protein produces the protein MDRMWSPWRSAYVSEANDREPADDESIFTALLREERDEENLILWRGEHVFVIMNRHPYNSGHLLILPYREVTQYDALSAPEQQALTAALDRCMGWLREAVSPDGFNVGMNLGRAAGAGIPDHLHAHVVPRWDGDTNFMATTANTKVLPEDLQTTYGKLRAAMAPDARDTTKPAAQTPSE
- the rplQ gene encoding 50S ribosomal protein L17, translated to MRHRKKGKKIGRTASHRKRTLQSLSNALIENKSITTTVAKAKALRPFVEPLITRAKEDTQHNRREVFRHLQSNDAIDELFGEVSERVGDRPGGYTRIIKLGQRSGDGAELALIELVDYNDVPPTDTGQGGSGGTRRGSGKGRRTSTEEEQADASSSGDSSDEESESVEADEATAGKASADAEQDEAGEEEEAEEDNT
- a CDS encoding RelA/SpoT family protein gives rise to the protein MIQASAVPQKSEIEIDPKYEERLEELLSCCRTHLPTVDENMIRRAFRLSYWAHRNDWRESGEKYVSHPLRVATIVARDIGLDDTSVAAALLHDVVEDTELSLDLIRDEFGDTMATIIDGLTKIEGVFSSQKLGQAENVRKLMLSMASDLRVILVKFADRLHNMRTIEALPKKKQLQKASETQELFAPLAHRFGLFKIKSELEDLSFKVLDPEAYTHIVDRLEEMAEQREAYIAGFIEPLAEHLEEEGFEFDIKGRVKNVYSIHRKMERKNKPIDEIYDIFAIRVILQSGGRTGKEDCWRVYSLVTDLYKPLPERFRDFISVPKSNGYQSLHTTVFGPGGRRVEVQVRTQEMHEVAERGVAAHWKYKEGTENVDEEMERFLEWVRDLLENPEPEEATEFVKEFRLNLYDEEIYVFTPQGDLLTLPQGATPVDFAFKVHTEVGMQCLGAKVNGKMVPLSQELESGDQVEVITSEKQNPSPDWINFVVTHKARSRIRKWTNEERRKAVELGREIWGKTKDQADLEISDQDLQEVAHELKFPDLQQLFYEIGKGLYDPDELVDYIKGNTQPEEKTVEEFDEESLREQYEQFLDAAQETEKQALVIDGEVQKDLAVNYASCCNPIPGDEVFGFVSKTGTVNIHRSNCRNASDLLVNKADRILDVDWSHQKDVQFVAALRLMGEDRVGMVNDITTVISKNLKTNIRSITIDTEDGIFSGTIMLHVSDLEHLQRLTERLKRIDGIQGVYRFKE
- the ribH gene encoding 6,7-dimethyl-8-ribityllumazine synthase; the encoded protein is MPTHLEGDLVVDGHRFALVVGRFNEHVTEDLLDGALDTLERHGADLDDITVAHVPGSWEIPVAAQKCARTGEYDAVICLGAVVRGETPHFDYVCSGATSGTMQTSLDTEVPVLFGILTTDTVDQAIARAGSKAGNKGREAAEAAIEMATLMPKLEG
- a CDS encoding tRNA-queuosine alpha-mannosyltransferase domain-containing protein codes for the protein MNVLALEPWHSGSRRRFLNGLAEHSTHDVRSVTMPGRFWQWRMEGGGVTLAQKARSVVDDGFRPDLLFATDMVNLPAVLSLARPHLDDVPAVVYFHENQLTYPVPPDEEQERAYAITNYLSALAADRVVFNTQSHLAEFTEALPQLLRDFPDFTNMHTVRDIRDKSTVLHPGIDLAAHDEYRSADTGRTPRGTAPPVVLWNQRWEYDKNPSGFFRMMNRLDDAEVPFRLILAGKHFHEQPKAFERAFERYAG
- a CDS encoding ComF family protein, producing MRDCARGLLHVAYPPRCLGCGGRAESPQLPLCPTCVRSLERAPEVEVTARLDRLPVGTSIFDEALALWVFDKGGTLQAVQHALKYQNRPRYGVPLGRLMGEAFAERHPAPDGVVPVPLHRTRRLERGYNQSAALAEGVAEALSCPGRPDLLARPHPTRSQTGLSREERWRNVRDSFSADPAAADGHWLLVDDVLTTGATAVAAGQTLAGAGADSLDLMTLGLARQ
- a CDS encoding DUF72 domain-containing protein, with translation MSTASIDDRRTTVDAYDFRGIHPHVRFGTASNRYGGWIGQIYPPERYADQVSTRSRKMGGETFTERRVPIESVRDYFEHFEVLELDFTFYRPLLEENDERGSNHHVLSNYAEHAPADASFLVKAPQKFFARTLRRDGQFVDNPSFLDAEGYVSTFHEPALDILGDRLDGIIFQQEYQRVADSPRPDENVRQLDDFFAALPDAPQPHIELRSEHLLRGPYFDWLAERGLGHVFSHWTWLPPLRRQWSMSGERLTAADGQVVTRLLTPRDTKYAEAYATAHPFEEPVAELSETEQAHTMVLDVTALAFRAEAHNATLNVIANNRAWGNAPDLNRTVAHRILDHVEGRE
- a CDS encoding HU family DNA-binding protein — encoded protein: MADQVDTATKEDVARRVANIQECPLYEAKEQVRSVLTALGDLMIEADPERRIELRNFGVFEVKKTKAKPTARNPKTNEPMFVPSRRKTLFRPGKRVEEVLKTPLRELGYEVPEGSAERDDGEANDE